From a single Collibacillus ludicampi genomic region:
- a CDS encoding biotin transporter BioY produces MRQWKTRQLAFAALFAALTGVFSYVFIPIGTVPITLQTLAVMLAGCVLGARLGFLVN; encoded by the coding sequence ATGAGACAGTGGAAGACGAGGCAATTGGCTTTTGCCGCACTATTTGCCGCACTTACTGGCGTTTTTTCTTATGTGTTCATTCCGATTGGCACGGTTCCGATCACTTTGCAGACATTGGCCGTCATGTTAGCGGGGTGTGTTTTGGGGGCGCGCCTTGGATTTTTAGTCAATTGA
- a CDS encoding c-type cytochrome, whose protein sequence is MNRNVKALLVAGIPFLIGLAFAAGVITTGIKNQKAVQTNDGKKDAVSDTKSTNSGGANDDAKNIVMTTCAGCHGSDLKGQVGPSLYEAAKKYKPEEIEKILIDGKRGDKGQMPAGLVKGKEKEVASFIASLKDQK, encoded by the coding sequence ATGAATCGAAATGTCAAAGCACTTCTCGTCGCCGGTATCCCCTTCTTGATAGGGCTGGCATTTGCAGCGGGAGTTATCACGACAGGTATCAAGAACCAGAAAGCGGTGCAGACGAACGATGGGAAAAAAGATGCCGTCTCTGATACAAAAAGCACAAACTCGGGCGGTGCAAATGATGACGCAAAAAACATCGTGATGACCACTTGTGCGGGATGTCATGGATCCGATTTGAAAGGACAGGTAGGTCCATCCCTCTATGAAGCGGCAAAGAAGTATAAGCCAGAAGAAATCGAAAAGATATTGATAGACGGTAAGCGTGGGGATAAGGGGCAGATGCCTGCGGGGCTCGTTAAAGGTAAAGAAAAAGAAGTGGCTTCCTTTATCGCCTCATTAAAAGATCAGAAATGA
- a CDS encoding glycosyltransferase → MLSIIIPTFNESQNVPVIIQRIDQTLSEIVPYEVIFVDDSTDETPRILADMAKKNPHVRFFHRSGERGLATAVMKGLAEARGDVLAVLDADLQHPPELLPVMLKKIDCGYDLVIPSRFVPGGNDGGLSPFRKLVSWGARMIGRAMLSRVRSCTDPTGGYFMLRRSVIENVDLHPLGWKILMEILVRGNYKKLVEIPYQFHRRLGDRSKMNIREQVNYIRHVARLVKASPDDWRLLKFLIVGLSGVGVNLTVFTFLLHVLDQSEVTSATVAATISMLSNFLLHDHFTWKGMGKGIKFVRLIKFGLVSSIGIMIQVGIVFLCMEWWDWYSFMANLAGIAGGTVWNYVGNNRWTWTNHERWAVLAKIRK, encoded by the coding sequence TTGCTGAGTATCATCATCCCGACGTTTAATGAATCACAAAATGTGCCTGTCATTATCCAACGTATCGATCAAACCCTCTCGGAGATCGTTCCCTATGAAGTCATCTTTGTGGATGACAGTACGGATGAAACTCCTCGTATCCTCGCGGACATGGCAAAAAAGAACCCGCATGTGCGCTTTTTTCATAGAAGCGGCGAACGGGGACTGGCGACTGCCGTAATGAAAGGGCTGGCAGAAGCGAGAGGAGACGTTCTCGCGGTGCTCGATGCCGATTTGCAACATCCTCCTGAATTATTACCTGTTATGTTGAAAAAGATTGACTGCGGTTATGATCTTGTCATTCCCAGTCGGTTTGTTCCCGGTGGGAATGATGGGGGGCTATCCCCGTTTCGCAAACTCGTTTCCTGGGGGGCGCGTATGATCGGACGGGCGATGCTTTCGCGAGTACGCTCTTGCACAGACCCCACTGGCGGATACTTCATGTTGCGACGGTCTGTGATAGAAAATGTAGACTTGCATCCTCTTGGCTGGAAAATCCTCATGGAGATTCTCGTAAGGGGAAACTATAAGAAATTGGTGGAAATTCCCTATCAATTTCATCGAAGGCTAGGCGACCGTTCAAAAATGAACATACGTGAACAGGTGAATTACATAAGGCACGTCGCACGCTTGGTCAAAGCGAGCCCCGATGATTGGCGACTTCTTAAGTTTCTCATTGTAGGTTTGTCAGGTGTAGGCGTAAATCTGACGGTGTTTACATTTCTGTTGCATGTGCTGGATCAAAGTGAAGTGACTTCGGCGACTGTAGCTGCTACTATCAGCATGCTGTCGAATTTTCTATTGCATGATCATTTCACGTGGAAAGGTATGGGGAAAGGGATCAAGTTTGTTCGTTTGATCAAATTTGGGCTTGTGTCCAGTATCGGCATCATGATCCAAGTTGGAATCGTTTTTTTATGTATGGAATGGTGGGATTGGTATTCCTTCATGGCGAATTTGGCGGGAATCGCAGGGGGGACCGTTTGGAATTATGTCGGAAACAATCGTTGGACATGGACCAACCATGAAAGATGGGCGGTTCTTGCAAAAATAAGAAAATAG
- the serA gene encoding phosphoglycerate dehydrogenase translates to MFRILVSDPISEQGLAALYAAENMQIDIKMGLKEEELCAVIGEYDALLVRSQTKVTAKVLESAKRLRVIGRAGVGVDNIDVETATRCGIVVINAPDGNTISTAEHTFAMMMAMARKIPQADASLRRGEWDRKSFVGVELNNKILGILGLGRIGTEVAKRAMAFGMRVLAYDPFLTESRAESLGVRKATVDEIVTQADFITVHTPLTKETKHLLSEREFEMMKQGVRILNCARGGIIKESALIEALKSGKVAGAALDVYEEEPLAAEHPLRDFQNVVLTPHLGASTKEAQINVAIDVADEVAKFLRNEPFKNAVNLPSLPAERMQQVQPFLTLGEKLGKLAAQLLKGNVSKLQITYGGEVATYEVGPITRTILKGFLAYHHGDEVNYVNAPFIAEQNGIIVNETKTSKAKVFTNMITLEVESNGETKTVTGTLYNGFGPRIVQINGYTVDAAPEGQMLITLHEDIPGIIGRIGTILGNDGVNIATMQVGRREAGGTALMVMGVDARVSGQALNEIARMEPIHSVYLVEL, encoded by the coding sequence ATGTTCAGAATTCTCGTAAGCGATCCAATTTCCGAACAAGGTCTTGCAGCATTATACGCTGCAGAGAACATGCAAATCGACATCAAGATGGGCTTGAAGGAAGAAGAGTTGTGCGCAGTGATTGGAGAGTATGACGCACTGCTCGTTCGCTCTCAAACGAAAGTGACTGCAAAAGTGCTTGAAAGCGCGAAAAGACTTCGCGTCATAGGCCGCGCGGGTGTAGGGGTCGATAATATCGACGTGGAAACGGCAACCCGCTGCGGTATCGTAGTGATCAACGCTCCAGACGGGAATACGATCTCAACGGCTGAGCATACGTTCGCGATGATGATGGCGATGGCGCGAAAGATCCCTCAGGCAGATGCTTCCTTGCGCAGAGGAGAGTGGGATCGCAAATCTTTCGTCGGTGTCGAACTCAATAATAAAATTTTGGGAATCTTGGGTCTTGGGCGAATCGGTACAGAAGTGGCGAAACGGGCGATGGCTTTTGGAATGCGGGTTCTCGCATATGACCCGTTTTTGACGGAATCACGGGCGGAGAGCCTTGGTGTACGCAAAGCAACAGTTGACGAAATCGTCACACAAGCGGATTTTATAACCGTGCATACGCCATTGACGAAAGAAACGAAACATTTACTCTCAGAACGGGAATTTGAGATGATGAAACAAGGCGTTCGTATCTTGAACTGCGCGAGAGGCGGTATCATTAAAGAGTCGGCGCTGATAGAAGCGTTGAAATCAGGTAAGGTTGCAGGTGCGGCTCTTGACGTTTACGAAGAAGAACCATTGGCGGCAGAACATCCTTTACGTGATTTTCAAAATGTTGTCTTGACCCCTCATCTTGGAGCGTCAACGAAAGAAGCACAAATCAATGTGGCGATCGACGTTGCCGATGAAGTCGCGAAGTTTCTACGCAACGAACCGTTCAAAAATGCGGTCAATCTGCCTTCACTCCCTGCAGAACGAATGCAGCAGGTTCAACCTTTCTTGACATTGGGAGAAAAGCTAGGAAAACTTGCTGCACAACTATTGAAAGGAAACGTTTCAAAGTTACAAATTACGTACGGCGGTGAAGTGGCCACCTACGAAGTCGGTCCGATTACGCGTACGATCTTGAAAGGCTTCCTCGCATACCATCACGGGGATGAGGTCAATTACGTGAACGCACCGTTTATTGCGGAACAAAACGGGATTATCGTGAATGAAACAAAGACGAGCAAAGCGAAAGTGTTCACAAACATGATCACGCTTGAGGTGGAATCGAATGGCGAGACCAAAACGGTGACGGGAACGCTCTACAACGGTTTTGGGCCGCGGATTGTGCAAATTAACGGATACACGGTAGATGCGGCTCCGGAAGGACAAATGTTGATCACACTGCACGAAGATATTCCGGGTATCATCGGACGGATCGGAACGATCCTCGGCAATGACGGCGTGAACATTGCGACGATGCAAGTTGGACGGAGAGAAGCGGGAGGAACCGCACTCATGGTCATGGGGGTAGACGCTCGCGTTTCCGGCCAGGCGTTGAATGAAATCGCGCGCATGGAACCCATTCATTCGGTATACCTTGTTGAACTTTAA
- a CDS encoding AAA family ATPase, whose translation MTQHTLTFTLKKMGEKPAEPLTAKAVRQTLPERSYEGVLREIDALIGLEPVKGAIRELAHYTAVQQYRRKAGWKTPSMSLHMAFLGNPGTGKTTIARLLAKLFHRLGVIKEEKFREVSRVNLVGNYVGHTAKDTYAVLEESKGGVLFIDEAYALVKENPNDFGIEAVETILKYMEDHRNEIIIIFAGYQDQMKKFLKSNPGLASRIPYQLLFPDYETNELIRIARQMAQEYDYRLHELYEKELERICFRERQKENFSNARFVRNKLEASIRKQNARITRQGFTEAELNLLLKEDL comes from the coding sequence ATGACCCAACACACGCTCACGTTTACACTCAAGAAAATGGGGGAAAAACCTGCCGAACCTTTAACCGCAAAAGCCGTCCGACAAACGCTGCCGGAACGGAGTTATGAAGGGGTCTTGCGTGAAATCGATGCGCTGATTGGCTTGGAACCCGTTAAAGGTGCCATTCGGGAGCTTGCCCATTATACGGCGGTACAACAATATCGTCGCAAGGCAGGGTGGAAAACGCCCTCGATGTCGTTGCATATGGCGTTTCTCGGCAATCCTGGTACCGGTAAGACAACGATTGCGCGCCTATTAGCGAAACTTTTTCACCGCCTCGGGGTGATCAAGGAAGAGAAGTTTCGCGAAGTCAGTCGCGTGAATTTGGTCGGTAATTATGTGGGGCATACGGCAAAAGACACCTATGCGGTTCTTGAGGAATCGAAAGGAGGGGTGTTGTTTATCGATGAAGCGTATGCACTTGTGAAAGAAAACCCGAATGATTTTGGGATTGAAGCGGTAGAAACCATTCTCAAATATATGGAAGACCATCGCAATGAGATCATCATCATTTTTGCCGGTTATCAAGATCAAATGAAGAAGTTTCTCAAAAGCAACCCGGGGCTCGCTTCTCGTATCCCGTATCAGTTGCTTTTTCCCGATTATGAGACGAACGAATTGATAAGGATCGCGAGACAAATGGCACAAGAGTACGATTACAGACTCCATGAATTATATGAAAAGGAATTGGAGCGGATCTGTTTTCGTGAACGACAAAAGGAAAATTTTTCAAACGCCCGATTTGTCCGCAATAAACTGGAAGCCAGCATCCGTAAACAAAATGCTCGAATCACACGACAAGGATTTACGGAGGCGGAATTAAATCTATTGTTGAAAGAAGATCTGTAG
- a CDS encoding energy-coupling factor transporter ATPase, with product MIECKDLLFRYPDYKRNVTPVFEGLDLTIRKGEWVAIVGSNGSGKSTFARLVNGLLKPKKGTIRVFGLNPADDCEVWQVRQKVQMVFQNPENQIVGATVREDLIFGLENLGLSREEIDQRIEWALVQTGLSAYQHEMTEHLSGGQKQRLAIAAALAMKPQILILDEATAMLDLRARRDLLRLIQTLHQEHHITLLTITHHLEETVHCDRVLVFHHGEVVLDGTPADIFSPENELYKYGLSLPPVVHLAHELRKNGVPLSFPIMTEEDLVNALCSL from the coding sequence ATGATCGAATGCAAGGATCTCTTGTTTCGATATCCGGATTATAAGAGAAACGTGACGCCGGTTTTTGAAGGTTTAGACTTGACTATTCGTAAAGGTGAATGGGTGGCAATTGTAGGAAGCAACGGGTCAGGAAAATCGACGTTTGCGCGTCTGGTCAATGGTTTGTTAAAACCGAAGAAAGGGACGATTCGCGTCTTTGGTCTGAATCCGGCAGATGACTGCGAGGTTTGGCAAGTCCGGCAAAAAGTGCAAATGGTCTTTCAAAACCCGGAAAATCAGATCGTCGGTGCAACCGTACGAGAAGATTTGATTTTCGGGCTAGAAAATCTGGGATTATCGCGGGAGGAAATCGATCAAAGGATCGAATGGGCGCTCGTGCAAACGGGATTGAGCGCGTATCAACACGAAATGACGGAACATCTTTCCGGCGGGCAAAAACAACGTCTCGCCATCGCAGCGGCATTGGCGATGAAGCCTCAAATTCTCATTCTCGACGAAGCGACTGCCATGCTGGACCTGCGGGCAAGGCGTGATCTTCTGAGACTCATCCAGACCCTACATCAGGAACATCATATAACTTTGCTAACGATTACACACCATCTGGAAGAAACGGTACACTGCGATCGCGTTCTCGTATTTCACCATGGAGAAGTCGTTCTGGACGGAACACCCGCAGATATCTTTTCACCAGAGAACGAATTGTATAAATATGGCTTATCTCTTCCTCCCGTGGTTCATTTGGCACATGAACTGAGAAAAAATGGCGTCCCCTTGTCTTTTCCGATCATGACAGAAGAGGATCTGGTGAATGCTCTATGCAGCTTGTAA
- the moaC gene encoding cyclic pyranopterin monophosphate synthase MoaC produces MEKVLTHFNEQGRARMVDISAKESTKRSATAYARILMRPETLQLIREGKMKKGDVLAVSQVAGVMGAKKTWDLIPMCHPLPLTGVDIRFKDVPEENALEIFCTVNTVGPTGVEMEALTAVTITALTVYDMCKAVDKGMEIVSICLLEKSGGKSGDYKRGEEVVHVESRHSDSQ; encoded by the coding sequence GTGGAGAAAGTTCTTACACATTTTAATGAACAGGGTAGGGCTCGCATGGTCGACATATCTGCGAAAGAAAGTACGAAGAGATCGGCAACCGCGTATGCACGTATCCTGATGCGGCCTGAGACGTTACAATTGATTCGTGAAGGTAAAATGAAAAAAGGGGACGTACTTGCTGTGTCACAAGTGGCTGGCGTGATGGGCGCGAAGAAAACGTGGGATTTAATCCCCATGTGCCATCCTCTTCCATTGACAGGCGTTGATATTCGTTTTAAGGATGTACCTGAGGAGAATGCTCTTGAAATTTTTTGCACCGTTAATACCGTAGGCCCAACCGGCGTGGAGATGGAGGCATTGACAGCCGTAACGATCACGGCATTAACCGTTTACGACATGTGTAAAGCGGTTGATAAAGGAATGGAGATCGTCAGCATTTGTCTGCTAGAAAAGTCTGGTGGCAAAAGTGGCGATTACAAACGGGGAGAGGAAGTTGTTCATGTGGAAAGTCGGCATTCTGACAGCCAGTGA
- a CDS encoding energy-coupling factor transporter transmembrane component T family protein has translation MTQYRLSIGTYIQRNSFLHRLDPRTKWIITLLLAVDLYRVKSFPSLVPVAFMIILGIILAQTRMHEVWNALRPIFPLMILLAVIHICFDQGHAIYIAGPIQVTREGLYTAGLTSLQFALLFLAAALLGWTTVPTELANGLERMFAPLKRFGIPVHAIAMTIALAYRFFPILMREWQRIKLAQMARGANLEHGSFIRRTRHLASLVIPLLIHTFERAEELSIAMDARAYRGDIGRTQYYRRSLRRMDVISLIVSLILSVSLFWFHKM, from the coding sequence ATGACCCAATACCGCTTGTCCATCGGTACTTATATCCAGCGTAATTCTTTCTTGCATCGCCTTGACCCGCGCACAAAATGGATCATAACACTTTTGCTCGCAGTCGACCTTTATCGTGTGAAATCGTTCCCTTCACTGGTTCCCGTCGCGTTTATGATTATTCTCGGAATCATACTTGCGCAAACCCGAATGCATGAGGTGTGGAATGCATTGCGTCCCATTTTTCCCCTGATGATACTTCTGGCAGTCATTCATATATGTTTTGATCAGGGGCATGCGATTTATATTGCGGGACCTATACAAGTGACACGGGAAGGGCTCTATACGGCAGGGCTTACTTCCTTGCAATTTGCTCTTCTCTTTTTGGCCGCAGCTTTGCTCGGTTGGACAACCGTTCCCACGGAACTGGCAAATGGCCTTGAACGAATGTTCGCCCCCTTAAAACGATTCGGAATTCCTGTCCATGCGATCGCCATGACCATCGCGCTCGCCTATCGATTTTTTCCGATCCTTATGCGGGAATGGCAGCGAATCAAACTTGCACAAATGGCACGGGGGGCGAACTTGGAACACGGATCATTCATCCGTCGCACGCGCCATTTGGCTTCACTCGTCATCCCCTTGTTGATTCATACGTTTGAGCGTGCGGAAGAATTGTCAATTGCCATGGATGCACGCGCGTACCGCGGTGACATCGGACGAACCCAATATTATCGACGATCTTTGCGGCGAATGGATGTGATTTCTCTCATTGTTTCCCTGATTCTCAGTGTCAGCTTGTTCTGGTTTCACAAGATGTAA
- the greA gene encoding transcription elongation factor GreA: MSDNKFYVTEEGLRKLEEELEYLKTTKRAEVKERLKIARSYGDLSENSEYEAAKDEQGMVESRIMMLENQLRNAVIIREEDKVQGVVSVGSTVSIRELPDGELETYTIVGTAETDPLAGRISNESPLGKSLLGRQVGDHVLVPAPGGEIEFEIVEVK; this comes from the coding sequence ATGAGCGATAACAAATTTTATGTGACTGAAGAAGGATTGCGAAAACTCGAAGAAGAATTAGAATATTTAAAGACTACAAAACGTGCAGAAGTAAAAGAACGTTTGAAAATCGCTCGCTCCTATGGCGATTTGAGCGAGAACAGCGAATATGAGGCTGCCAAAGATGAGCAAGGGATGGTTGAGTCTCGTATCATGATGTTGGAGAACCAACTTCGCAACGCAGTCATCATTCGCGAAGAGGATAAAGTACAGGGTGTCGTCTCGGTGGGTTCGACCGTTTCCATTCGTGAATTGCCGGATGGAGAACTCGAGACGTATACGATCGTCGGTACGGCTGAGACGGATCCGCTCGCGGGACGTATTTCCAATGAATCGCCATTAGGCAAAAGCTTGCTCGGACGCCAGGTTGGTGACCATGTCCTTGTACCCGCTCCAGGCGGCGAAATCGAATTTGAAATCGTAGAAGTGAAATAA
- a CDS encoding mannosyltransferase family protein: MHALRRAFFIFVVHKIWVTAASFYFVSHLHRTHTWKAFVKASLISNFAKWDSVWYIGIAAHGYTKVSAAFFPLYPLTIRVGSEWLGISYRSSGLLITNISLLLALFFLVRLIDLDYEEPVSWRAGLLLVLFPTGFYLSSVYTEAMFLMWTIGCMYYARMNQWWMAGLFGMFASLTRNTGILMLLPVAYEYMRQAGWKLRNIRFQACAMALIPLGLGLYMLHLLKRLGDPLAFVHAQQYWHREFRFPLSTWFEGTYHLTVTKRKGWRLIYRWMSWLAATLELAGTIFSVVLKMRGSYLVYLIPAVLIPLMSPNVAGEDYFYSIPRFFLTVFPLFLTAAILLARKLCFIVILVLSALGQVYLMYHITAGHFVS, encoded by the coding sequence GTGCATGCGTTGCGAAGAGCGTTTTTCATTTTCGTGGTTCATAAAATCTGGGTGACTGCAGCCAGTTTTTATTTTGTTTCTCACTTACATCGAACGCACACATGGAAAGCGTTCGTCAAAGCATCGCTGATCAGCAATTTTGCAAAATGGGATTCTGTCTGGTACATCGGTATTGCCGCACACGGTTATACTAAAGTATCAGCCGCGTTCTTCCCGCTTTACCCGTTGACGATACGGGTCGGATCCGAGTGGTTAGGGATCAGTTATCGATCCTCCGGTTTACTGATCACGAACATCAGTCTTTTGCTCGCACTTTTTTTCTTGGTACGTTTGATCGATCTCGATTATGAAGAACCTGTTTCTTGGCGGGCGGGACTTCTCTTGGTCCTCTTTCCGACCGGGTTCTATCTGAGCTCTGTCTACACGGAAGCGATGTTTCTTATGTGGACGATCGGTTGCATGTATTATGCGCGAATGAATCAATGGTGGATGGCCGGCCTCTTCGGAATGTTCGCATCACTGACACGCAACACGGGGATCCTGATGCTGCTCCCCGTCGCGTATGAATATATGCGGCAAGCAGGCTGGAAACTCCGCAATATTCGTTTTCAAGCATGCGCTATGGCGCTTATACCACTCGGACTTGGCCTGTATATGTTGCATCTTCTAAAACGCCTAGGTGATCCGCTTGCATTCGTCCATGCGCAACAGTACTGGCACCGGGAGTTCCGATTTCCGTTGTCCACATGGTTTGAAGGGACTTATCACTTAACAGTTACGAAACGAAAAGGGTGGAGACTCATTTATCGATGGATGAGTTGGCTGGCGGCCACTCTTGAACTCGCGGGAACGATCTTTTCCGTTGTACTGAAGATGCGTGGAAGCTATCTCGTTTATCTGATTCCTGCCGTCTTGATTCCTTTGATGTCTCCCAATGTGGCGGGGGAGGATTATTTCTATAGCATACCTAGATTTTTCTTGACCGTTTTCCCTTTATTCTTGACAGCGGCGATCCTGCTTGCTCGCAAGCTTTGCTTCATCGTCATACTCGTGTTGAGTGCATTGGGACAAGTGTATCTCATGTATCACATCACAGCAGGGCACTTCGTGTCCTGA
- a CDS encoding DUF1405 domain-containing protein — protein MGQWIRIINLPQNLILLMIINALGTLYGYYWYADQLKATPLIFWPVVPDSPTSSLFFTWALIVFLRKKHSPYIESFGALLSVKYGVWAVAIILFFDSQSGMINSADWMLMVSHFSMAVESFLFLPRYSFRGRHIAAAGCWLLFNDLIDYTFDVHPWLPSDTYDTTIGWLTACLSGAVILVFLWLKGSKQKRATSILE, from the coding sequence ATGGGACAATGGATACGGATCATCAATCTCCCTCAAAATCTGATCCTGCTGATGATCATAAACGCTCTGGGCACCCTATACGGGTATTATTGGTATGCGGACCAGCTCAAGGCAACGCCCCTGATTTTCTGGCCTGTCGTTCCGGACAGTCCCACATCAAGTCTCTTCTTTACTTGGGCATTGATCGTATTCTTACGAAAGAAACATTCGCCTTACATCGAATCGTTCGGTGCATTGCTATCCGTTAAATACGGCGTCTGGGCGGTTGCCATTATTCTTTTTTTCGACAGTCAATCAGGTATGATCAATTCCGCTGATTGGATGCTCATGGTCTCTCATTTTAGTATGGCGGTCGAATCGTTTTTGTTTCTTCCTCGTTACTCTTTCCGCGGGAGACATATCGCGGCAGCTGGTTGCTGGCTCTTGTTTAACGATCTCATTGATTACACGTTTGATGTTCATCCGTGGTTACCCAGTGATACATATGATACGACGATCGGATGGTTGACCGCATGCTTGTCCGGGGCCGTCATTCTTGTGTTCCTTTGGTTGAAAGGTTCGAAACAAAAAAGAGCAACGTCCATCCTCGAGTGA
- a CDS encoding biotin transporter BioY — translation MCFGGAPWIFSQLIFVLLIGIGIMILPGGRTGLGALLGPTGGYIVSWPFAAWLIGWFAEKAQQRDKPVILLLLGNLIGGILLVYVVGVAWLSHAAHLTLKQALATGAFPFLPGDLLKAVAAAVIAAGVAKVYPIDRVLGREYDTNETL, via the coding sequence GTGTGTTTTGGGGGCGCGCCTTGGATTTTTAGTCAATTGATCTTCGTGCTTCTGATCGGTATCGGTATCATGATCCTACCTGGGGGACGCACGGGATTGGGCGCACTACTCGGACCGACAGGCGGTTACATCGTTTCTTGGCCGTTTGCCGCATGGCTCATTGGCTGGTTTGCGGAGAAAGCCCAGCAGCGCGATAAACCGGTCATCCTTTTGCTCCTTGGAAATCTGATCGGAGGAATCCTGCTCGTATATGTTGTGGGCGTTGCATGGCTTTCTCATGCGGCACACCTAACACTGAAACAAGCATTGGCAACGGGAGCTTTCCCGTTTCTTCCGGGTGATCTTTTGAAGGCGGTGGCTGCCGCTGTGATCGCCGCGGGAGTTGCGAAAGTATACCCCATCGATCGCGTTCTTGGACGCGAATATGATACGAACGAAACGCTGTAA
- a CDS encoding ATP-binding cassette domain-containing protein, with translation MQLVMEHVTYSYPGNPSPILKDISFTIEEGEWVCLLGRTGSGKSTLVQLLNGLLYPTKGHIRIDGIDPSQSKHGWTKWRRHIGLVFQYPEHQLFADQVARDVSFALEAQGIVPPCEYDERVNRSLSAVGLSPSQYRERNPFQLSGGEKRRVAIACTLVYEPAILILDEPTAGLDPGQRKELLHLLAAWQRERGVTIISVTHDIGEFAPFAKRALVLNEGCLTYDGDLSSLLASPAPLFEAGLDLPSLARVVYDLKKRGWKLDAKQFQLSSIKDEILNEWKKRTMEEAR, from the coding sequence ATGCAGCTTGTAATGGAACATGTGACATACTCCTATCCGGGAAACCCATCCCCCATCCTTAAAGACATCTCTTTCACGATCGAGGAAGGGGAATGGGTTTGTTTGCTCGGTCGCACAGGCTCGGGCAAGTCCACACTAGTTCAACTTTTGAATGGTCTGTTGTATCCGACAAAGGGGCATATTCGGATCGACGGCATCGATCCTTCGCAAAGCAAGCATGGGTGGACGAAATGGCGAAGGCATATCGGACTTGTCTTTCAGTATCCGGAACACCAACTCTTTGCCGATCAAGTAGCAAGAGATGTATCGTTCGCACTCGAAGCACAAGGAATTGTTCCCCCTTGTGAATATGACGAGCGGGTCAATCGTTCTCTCTCGGCAGTTGGTCTTTCCCCCTCCCAATACCGGGAACGCAATCCCTTCCAATTATCGGGCGGAGAGAAAAGACGTGTCGCTATCGCATGCACGCTCGTGTACGAACCCGCTATCCTTATTCTTGATGAACCGACAGCCGGACTGGATCCTGGACAACGAAAGGAATTATTGCATCTGCTTGCCGCTTGGCAGCGAGAACGCGGTGTCACGATCATCAGCGTAACGCATGACATTGGAGAATTCGCACCTTTTGCAAAGAGGGCGCTGGTGTTGAATGAGGGATGTCTTACGTACGATGGAGACCTATCCTCATTGCTCGCGTCACCTGCCCCTCTCTTCGAAGCGGGCCTCGACCTGCCTTCACTTGCCCGAGTGGTCTACGATCTAAAGAAAAGGGGATGGAAGCTTGATGCGAAACAGTTCCAGTTGTCCTCGATTAAAGATGAGATACTGAATGAGTGGAAGAAACGCACAATGGAGGAAGCACGGTGA